The following are from one region of the Alkalimarinus sediminis genome:
- a CDS encoding DUF2846 domain-containing protein, with the protein MLKRYSIILILACIQFGCATPPEPVLFGEPDSLIDKQGTVYLYRADLYSVKGAYPFVFLDEEPQGRLEHQTYKVWNLSPGQYEWVVKAGDTWDELGAADSWEIREQKITVDVAAGKYYFLRLKPSAHENVFGWRDAKFGLVDKKKAIKEMKGATLAIDE; encoded by the coding sequence ATGCTCAAGCGTTATTCAATTATACTGATTCTAGCTTGTATTCAATTTGGATGCGCGACTCCCCCAGAACCTGTTTTATTTGGAGAACCCGATAGCCTCATAGATAAGCAGGGGACGGTTTATCTGTACAGGGCAGATTTATATAGTGTTAAAGGAGCGTACCCTTTCGTATTTTTAGACGAAGAACCCCAAGGGCGGTTAGAGCACCAGACCTACAAGGTATGGAACCTTAGCCCTGGTCAATACGAGTGGGTTGTGAAGGCCGGAGATACATGGGATGAGCTCGGTGCAGCAGATAGTTGGGAGATCCGTGAGCAAAAAATAACCGTGGATGTGGCCGCCGGGAAGTACTACTTTCTTAGACTAAAGCCAAGTGCGCATGAGAATGTGTTTGGCTGGAGAGACGCAAAATTTGGCCTGGTTGATAAAAAGAAAGCCATAAAAGAGATGAAGGGTGCTACGCTAGCAATAGACGAATAA
- a CDS encoding methylglyoxal synthase, with protein MAAIKRVALVAHDNKKPVLIDWIMKNKVRLESCELVTTGTTGLLIHESSGLPVTRVHSGPLGGDQQIGARIAEQTIDLLIFFWDPLEPMSHDPDIKALLRIATLWNIPIACNQSSADFIISSPLMEDYDRVVPDFSTYEQRKLPKK; from the coding sequence ATGGCCGCGATTAAACGTGTCGCATTAGTGGCACATGATAATAAAAAGCCTGTTTTAATAGACTGGATTATGAAAAACAAAGTCAGGCTGGAGTCTTGTGAACTGGTGACTACCGGAACGACCGGATTGTTGATACATGAGTCTTCAGGTTTGCCTGTGACACGCGTTCATAGTGGTCCACTTGGTGGAGACCAGCAGATTGGGGCAAGAATAGCCGAGCAGACGATCGACCTGTTGATTTTTTTCTGGGATCCATTAGAACCTATGTCACATGATCCGGACATTAAAGCTTTATTGCGCATAGCAACATTATGGAATATTCCTATAGCTTGTAATCAGAGCTCTGCAGACTTTATTATCAGCTCTCCTTTGATGGAAGATTATGATCGAGTGGTTCCTGACTTCTCAACTTACGAACAAAGAAAATTACCCAAAAAGTGA
- a CDS encoding PEGA domain-containing protein → MVDVRPLIFANALFLMLLVTAGFAHISSQGPLSGAVIPSTDVSEASITNTANNESPTTPAVANTGIKESQTETASAEIKDSDIFADNTPTEANEADQSQNIVEAAPETEQAKQGNNSAVAAAITTNSVAAPQASEPAKAAAELAPVEVPPVAVVASPKPKAAPKPKPKPVATTGTLIIRSNIEGDMVLINGKPYGPTRLEVELPPGSYDIEVAKNGYSSWQSEVSVLRGKKQTLKAKLEHYTTVDYRNGEWINGITTGEGTYLADDGTQYQGAFVNGKFHGIGNITYPDGTEYRGEWFEGVMQGDGTLTTNQGDTFVGIFKDGEFNGEGTLTKANGDIYNGYWVNGSLNGQGSLTTKDGLLFVGGFSENQFHGDGSLTYPDGRHYEGSFSKGQFHGKGIEIYANGKKYAGQFMEGQYHGKGELMNPNGSKITGTFKFGRPFGKATLTTPEGEIFTARTTEPGVCYRLKSYRATQCPPMEGW, encoded by the coding sequence ATGGTCGATGTTAGACCTCTTATTTTTGCCAACGCTCTGTTTCTAATGTTATTAGTAACAGCAGGGTTTGCTCATATTAGTAGTCAAGGACCGCTCTCTGGCGCTGTTATTCCATCTACAGATGTCTCTGAAGCCAGCATTACAAACACTGCGAATAACGAATCTCCAACAACACCTGCTGTAGCCAACACTGGTATTAAAGAGTCTCAGACAGAAACAGCCTCTGCAGAGATTAAAGACTCCGATATTTTTGCTGACAACACACCTACAGAAGCTAACGAAGCAGATCAAAGCCAAAATATCGTCGAAGCGGCGCCCGAAACCGAACAAGCAAAGCAAGGTAATAACTCAGCTGTTGCTGCTGCCATAACGACAAACAGCGTCGCAGCCCCACAGGCATCAGAGCCAGCCAAAGCGGCTGCTGAATTAGCCCCCGTTGAAGTTCCTCCTGTAGCGGTTGTTGCTTCGCCCAAGCCAAAAGCCGCACCTAAACCCAAGCCTAAACCAGTCGCTACCACTGGCACGCTAATTATCCGCTCAAATATTGAAGGCGATATGGTGCTTATTAATGGTAAGCCATATGGCCCAACACGCCTTGAAGTTGAACTGCCACCAGGTAGCTACGATATAGAGGTCGCTAAGAACGGTTATTCAAGCTGGCAGTCAGAAGTATCAGTTCTACGCGGCAAGAAGCAAACATTAAAGGCAAAACTTGAACACTATACGACAGTGGATTATAGAAATGGCGAGTGGATCAACGGCATCACAACAGGAGAAGGCACCTACCTTGCTGATGATGGAACCCAGTACCAAGGCGCTTTCGTAAATGGCAAGTTTCACGGTATTGGCAATATAACCTACCCCGACGGCACAGAGTACCGAGGAGAGTGGTTTGAAGGCGTGATGCAAGGCGACGGTACACTAACGACTAATCAGGGAGATACCTTTGTTGGTATCTTTAAAGATGGCGAGTTTAATGGTGAGGGTACACTGACAAAAGCCAATGGTGACATCTATAATGGTTATTGGGTTAATGGTTCTTTAAATGGCCAAGGCTCTTTGACTACAAAAGATGGTTTACTATTTGTTGGTGGCTTTTCTGAAAATCAGTTTCATGGCGATGGCTCACTCACTTACCCTGACGGAAGGCATTATGAAGGCTCCTTTTCCAAGGGACAATTTCATGGCAAAGGCATAGAGATATATGCCAATGGCAAAAAGTATGCTGGCCAGTTTATGGAAGGTCAATACCACGGGAAAGGCGAACTTATGAATCCGAATGGCAGTAAGATAACTGGAACATTTAAATTTGGCCGCCCATTTGGAAAAGCAACATTAACAACACCAGAAGGTGAAATATTCACAGCTAGAACGACTGAACCAGGAGTGTGTTATCGCTTAAAAAGCTATAGGGCAACTCAGTGTCCTCCCATGGAAGGCTGGTAA